The following are encoded in a window of Rosa chinensis cultivar Old Blush chromosome 4, RchiOBHm-V2, whole genome shotgun sequence genomic DNA:
- the LOC112200115 gene encoding LOW QUALITY PROTEIN: ABC transporter C family member 3-like (The sequence of the model RefSeq protein was modified relative to this genomic sequence to represent the inferred CDS: inserted 1 base in 1 codon), protein MSPLIAVGNKKTLDLEDVPELDKGDSVVGSFPVFRNKLESERGALSRVTTLHLVKALIFSAWREILLTAFFVLLYTMASYVGPYLIDTFVQYLYGRREFEYEGYALVSAFLVAKLVECLSQRHWFFRAQQIGVRIRAVLVAMIYNKGLTLSCQSKQCHTSGEIINFMTVDAERVGDFTWYMHDPWMVVLQVALALLILYKNLGLAVIATLVATIVVMLANVPLGKLQEKFQDKLMESKDRRMKATSEILRNMRILKLQAWEMKFLSKIIDLRKTETGWLRKFVYTSAMTTFVFWGAPTFVSVVTFVACMLLGIPLESGKILSALATFRILQEPIYSLPDTISMIAQTKVSLDRIASFLSLDELKPDVVENLPRGSSDTAIEILDANFSWELSSPNPTLKDINLKVIHGMKVAVCGTVGSGKSSLLSCILGEVPKISGTLKLCGTKAYVSQSPWIQSGKIEQNILFGKEMDRERYEGVLEACSLKKDLEILSFGDQTVIGERGINLSGGQKQRIQIARALYQDADIYLFDDPFSAVDAHTGSHLFKECLMDLLSSKTVIYVTHQVEFLPAADIVLVMKDGKITQAGKFNDILNSGTDFMDLVGAHNEALSALDSVGVGPVEKTSISKEDNNSASTTGAVQKVDNRDVQDSKIDDLGVPKGQLVQEEEREKGKVGFSVYWKYITTAYGGALVPFILLAQILFQLLQIGSNYWMAWATPVSADMKPTVTSSTLIIVYVALAVGSSFCILFRSLLLATAGYKTATILFNKMHLCIFRAPMSFFDATPSGRILNRASTDQNAVDMNISNQIGAFAFSMIQLXGIIAVMSQVAWQVFIIFIPVITACVWYQQYYIPSARELARLVGVCKAPVIQHFAETISGSTTIRSFNQESRFRDTNMTLMDGYGRPKFYTAGAMEWLCFRLDVLSSITFAFCLIFLISVPEGVIDPGIAGLAVTYGLNLNMLQAWVIWNLCNMENKIISVERILQYTTSIPSEPPLVIDSNRPDHSWPLQGKVDLHDLQVRYAPHMPLVLRGLTCSFPGGMKTGIVGRTGSGKSTLIQTLFRIVDPAAGRILIDGIDISSIGLHDLRSRLSIIPQDPTMFEGTVRSNLDPLEEYTDEQIWEALDKCQLGDEVRKKQGKLDSAVSENGENWSMGQRQLVCLGRVLLKKSKVLVLDEATASVDTATDNLIQQTLRHHFSDCTVITIAHRITSVLDSDMVLLLSHGLIEECDSPARLLENKSSSFAQLVAEYTIRSNSTFE, encoded by the exons ATGAGTCCTTTAATCGCGGTGGGTAATAAGAAAACATTAGACCTTGAAGACGTTCCTGAACTAGACAAGGGTGATAGTGTAGTTGGGTCCTTTCCAGTTTTTAGAAATAAGCTCGAGTCGGAGCGTGGTGCTCTTAGCAGAGTGACCACGCTTCATCTGGTGAAGGCATTAATCTTCTCGGCCTGGAGAGAGATTCTTTTGACAGCTTTCTTTGTGCTTCTTTACACAATGGCTTCTTATGTTGGCCCATATCTAATCGACACATTTGTGCAATACCTTTATGGGCGACGTGAGTTTGAATATGAGGGCTATGCTTTAGTTTCTGCCTTTTTGGTGGCGAAGCTCGTGGAGTGCCTCTCTCAGAGGCACTGGTTCTTTAGGGCGCAGCAGATAGGAGTAAGAATAAGAGCTGTACTGGTTGCCATGATCTATAATAAGGGTTTGACCCTGTCTTGCCAGTCCAAGCAGTGCCACACTAGTGGTGAGATTATCAATTTTATGACTGTTGATGCTGAGAGGGTTGGTGACTTCACTTGGTACATGCATGACCCATGGATGGTCGTTCTACAAGTTGCTTTAGCCCTCTTAATTTTGTATAAAAATCTTGGCCTTGCTGTAATTGCAACTTTAGTTGCAACAATAGTTGTTATGCTGGCAAATGTTCCTTTGGGGAAATTGCAAGAGAAGTTTCAGGACAAGTTGATGGAGTCAAAGGACAGAAGGATGAAGGCAACATCGGAGATTTTAAGGAACATGCGGATTCTCAAGCTGCAGGCATGGGAGATGAAGTTTTTGTCTAAGATTATTGACCTCAGGAAGACTGAGACAGGATGGTTAAGAAAGTTTGTTTATACTTCGGCCATGACCACATTTGTCTTCTGGGGTGCCCCCACATTTGTGTCTGTGGTCACTTTTGTTGCTTGCATGCTTTTGGGGATCCCACTGGAATCAGGGAAGATCTTATCTGCGCTTGCAACATTCAGAATTCTTCAAGAGCCCATCTACAGTCTTCCAGACACAATTTCAATGATAGCACAGACAAAGGTATCCCTTGATAGAATTGCATCGTTCCTTTCTCTTGATGAGTTGAAGCCTGATGTTGTAGAGAACCTTCCTAGAGGTAGTTCTGATACTGCAATTGAAATATTGGATGCAAATTTCTCTTGGGAATTATCTTCGCCTAACCCTACATTGAAGGATATAAATCTCAAAGTTATCCATGGTATGAAGGTTGCTGTTTGTGGTACCGTTGGCTCAGGCAAATCAAGCTTACTTTCTTGTATTCTGGGAGAAGTTCCCAAGATATCTGGGACTCTTAAGTTGTGTGGGACAAAGGCCTATGTTTCTCAGTCACCATGGATACAAAGTGGTAAGATAGAACAAAACATATTGTTTGGTAAAGAGATGGACAGAGAAAGGTACGAGGGGGTTCTTGAAGCATGTTCGTTGAAGAAGGACCTTGAAATTCTATCATTTGGTGATCAGACGGTTATAGGGGAAAGGGGAATCAATTTAAGTGGAGGTCAGAAGCAGAGAATACAAATTGCACGAGCTTTGTACCAAGATGCTGATATCTATCTGTTTGATGATCCTTTTAGTGCTGTTGATGCTCATACAGGATCTCACCTTTTCAAG GAATGCTTGATGGACCTCTTGAGTTCCAAAACAGTAATCTATGTTACTCATCAAGTGGAGTTCTTACCTGCTGCTGATATTGTCTTG GTCATGAAAGACGGAAAGATCACTCAAGCTGGAAAGTTCAATGACATTCTTAATTCAGGAACTGATTTTATGGATCTTGTGGGAGCACACAATGAAGCTTTGTCTGCGCTTGATTCTGTTGGGGTAGGACCGGTTGAAAAAACAAGCATCAGCAAAGAAGATAACAATTCGGCTAGCACTACTGGGGCTGTCCAAAAAGTAGACAACAGAGATGTTCAAGATAGTAAAATAGATGATTTAGGCGTGCCAAAAGGGCAGCTTGttcaagaagaagagagagagaaaggtaaGGTTGGGTTTTCAGTGTACTGGAAATACATTACCACAGCATATGGAGGAGCTCTCGTTCCTTTTATATTACTTGCACAGATTCTCTTTCAACTCCTTCAAATTGGAAGCAATTACTGGATGGCTTGGGCAACTCCTGTGTCAGCAGACATGAAACCAACTGTTACAAGCTCTACGCTTATAATTGTCTATGTGGCTTTGGCTGTTGGAAGTTCTTTTTGCATCCTTTTCAGATCTCTGCTTCTTGCAACAGCTGGGTACAAGACAGCCACTATACTCTTCAATAAAATGCACTTGTGCATATTCCGTGCTCCCATGTCATTCTTCGATGCCACTCCAAGTGGACGAATCTTAAACAGA GCTTCTACAGACCAAAATGCAGTGGACATGAACATTTCAAATCAAATTGGGGCCTTTGCCTTCTCAATGATACAGC TTGGAATTATTGCAGTGATGTCTCAGGTGGCATGGCAAGTTTTCATCATATTTATACCTGTGATTACAGCCTGTGTTTGGTATCAG CAATATTACATACCTTCAGCACGAGAACTAGCAAGATTGGTTGGAGTATGCAAAGCTCCTGTGATACAACATTTTGCCGAAACAATTTCAGGGTCAACTACTATTAGGAGCTTCAATCAAGAATCTAGATTCCGAGATACCAACATGACACTGATGGATGGATATGGTCGGCCAAAGTTCTACACAGCTGGTGCGATGGAATGGCTATGCTTTCGCTTGGATGTGTTGTCATCCATTACATTTGCATTCTGTTTAATTTTCTTGATCTCTGTTCCAGAAGGAGTGATTGATCCAG GCATTGCTGGCTTAGCCGTCACATATGGACTTAACCTAAACATGTTACAAGCTTGGGTTATATGGAATCTTTGCAATATGGAAAACAAGATAATATCTGTGGAGAGAATACTACAGTATACTACTAGTATACCAAGTGAACCTCCTCTGGTAATAGATTCTAACAGACCTGATCATTCCTGGCCATTGCAAGGAAAAGTTGATCTGCATGATCTTCAG GTGCGGTATGCTCCACACATGCCACTTGTGTTGCGGGGTCTTACATGCTCCTTCCCTGGAGGAATGAAAACTGGGATTGTGGGGAGAACTGGCAGTGGAAAGTCAACTCTCATACAAACTCTTTTCCGAATTGTCGATCCTGCTGCTGGCCGGATTTTGATAGATGGCATCGATATCTCTTCTATTGGATTGCATGATCTGCGGTCTAGGCTAAGCATTATCCCTCAGGACCCAACCATGTTTGAAGGAACTGTAAGAAGCAATCTGGACCCACTTGAAGAGTATACAGATGAACAAATTTGGGAG GCTCTGGATAAATGCCAACTTGGAGATGAAGTTAGGAAGAAACAAGGGAAGCTTGATTCTGCAG TGAGTGAAAATGGAGAGAACTGGAGTATGGGTCAGAGGCAGCTGGTTTGCCTGGGCCGTGTGCTCCTCAAGAAAAGTAAAGTCCTGGTGCTTGATGAAGCTACTGCATCTGTTGATACTGCTACAGATAATTTGATTCAGCAGACCCTTCGGCACCACTTTTCAGACTGTACTGTCATTACTATTGCGCATCGAATAACTTCTGTtcttgacagtgacatggttcTACTTCTAAGTCATG GGCTGATTGAGGAATGTGATTCTCCTGCAAGACTGCTAGAAAACAAGTCATCATCTTTTGCCCAACTCGTAGCAGAGTACACAATCAGATCGAATTCCACTTTTGAGTAG